Proteins encoded within one genomic window of Trichoderma asperellum chromosome 2, complete sequence:
- a CDS encoding uncharacterized protein (EggNog:ENOG41) yields the protein MDQAASDISTCSTDDCPTPTSTIMTDTMFADKKDIVVPIAAAPHVEHHLVANRSFMIRTRQKPHLYLTLEHGELKLLENITVGGGWLWYCFKNCGWYGFRNTVSGTYLGHAWWDDRHRLLANAPHHRADEYFIADRQTDGGYTLLARKDDQLLPVVISEFHMLLGQAEEANGTAWEFVDTKFINMQVLLKHL from the coding sequence ATGGATCAAGCCGCCTCGGACATCTCGACCTGCTCAACAGACGACTGTCCCACGCCCACTTCTACTATTATGACAGACACCATGTTTGCTGATAAGAAGGACATCGTGGTTCCCATCGCTGCAGCTCCACACGTCGAGCATCATCTCGTAGCGAACAGGTCATTCATGATTCGTACGAGACAAAAGCCACACCTTTATCTTACTCTTGAACATGGCGAGTTAAAATTGCTAGAGAATATTACGGTCGGAGGGGGCTGGCTCTGGTACTGTTTCAAGAATTGCGGATGGTACGGCTTTCGTAATACCGTCTCTGGCACGTACCTCGGGCACGCGTGGTGGGATGACAGACACAGGCTTCTAGCAAATGCTCCTCACCACAGAGCTGACGAATATTTCATAGCAGATAGGCAAACAGATGGCGGTTATACACTTTTAGCGCGGAAGGATGATCAATTGTTGCCGGTAGTCATTTCGGAGTTTCATATGCTGCTTGGGCAAGCAGAGGAGGCAAATGGGACGGCGTGGGAATTCGTTGATACCAAGTTTATTAACATGCAGGTTCTTTTGAAACATCTCTGA
- a CDS encoding uncharacterized protein (EggNog:ENOG41~TransMembrane:12 (i33-54o66-88i118-144o156-176i188-210o230-254i266-289o315-338i371-389o395-414i434-460o466-487i)) encodes MEDYSDPKSDLSPEAAHLAQLGHKQELKRNFSLISMLGLAFAILNTWTALAASLSLALPSGGSSAVIWGLMVAGVCNMTQAVSLAEFLSAYPTAGGQYHWAAIVSWPKYSRGISYATGWINVSGWVALSATGGLLGSTFIMNIIQLMHPDFEPKAWHQFLIYIAFALAALVINAFATRLLPLFTKAAFFWSVGGFVIISITVLACATPDYQSGEFVYGNFINEVGWPDGLAWLLGLLQGAFALTGFDAVAHMIEEIPNPQKEGPKIMMYCIGIGMFTGFIFLTCLMFVINNVDDVISAAEGPLLQIFMDATKSKAGSVCLLMFPLVCMLFTTVTLVATSTRMSYAFARDRGMPFSHVFSQVHPTLDVPINALLWTTAWVIIFGCIFLGSSSTFNAITSASVVALGVTYAIPPLINVCRGRKMLPENRPFKLPNWLGWTCNIVGICWAILTTVLFVFPPAIPVTPSNMNYCIVAFGVILLISGGTWIFDGRKNYKGPIVEIQGMFDGTVDGMDPAGLSDSVREEHAEKK; translated from the exons ATGGAAGACTACAGCGACCCCAAATCTGACCTCTCCCCAGAGGCTGCCCACCTGGCACAACTGGGTCACAAGCAGGAGCTCAAGCGAAACTTTTCCTTGATTTCTATGCTGGGCCTTGCTTTCGCCATTCTCAACACATGGACTGCGCTGGCCGCCTCACTTTCACTGGCCCTCCCCTCCGGAGGTTCAAGTGCCGTTATCTGGGGTCTGATGGTGGCCGGTGTCTGTAACATGACCCAGGCCGTTTCTCTGGCAGAGTTTCTCTCCGCGTATCCCACAGCTGGTGGCCAGTACCACTGGGCCGCCATCGTTTCATGGCCGAAATACAGCCGCGGCATCAGCTACGCGACAGGATGGATCAATGTGTCTGGCTGGGTCGCCCTCAGCGCTACTGGTGGTTTGCTGGGCAGCACGTTCATCATGAACATCATTCAGCTTATGCACCCGGATTTTGAGCCCAAAGCATGGCATCAGTTTTTGATCTACATTGCGTTTGCCCTCGCTGCCTTGGTCATCAACGCTTTCGCCACTagacttcttcctctctttaccaaggccgccttcttctggtctgttggcggcttcgtcatcatcagcatcaccgTTTTGGCGTGCGCTACGCCCGACTATCAAAGTGGCGAGTTCGTCTACGGCAACTTCATTAACGAGGTTGGCTGGCCGGATGGTCTGGCTTGGCTGCTCGGTTTGCTGCAGGGAGCCTTTGCTTTGACAG GCTTCGATGCTGTGGCACACATGATTGAAGAGATTCCGAACCCGCAAAAGGAGGGCCCCAAGATTATGATGTACTGCATCGGTATCGGCATGTTCACTGgtttcatcttcctcacttGCCTCATGTTTGTTATCAACAACGTCGATGATGTGATCAGCGCTGCCGAAGGCCCGCTGCTTCAGATCTTCATGGACGCCACCAAGAGCAAGGCCGGCAGCGTGTGCCTGCTCATGTTCCCTCTCGTGTGCATGCTTTTCACCACCGTCACCCTAGTCGCCACCAGCACCCGAATGAGCTACGCTTTTGCCCGAGACCGCGGAATGCCTTTCAGCCACGTCTTCTCCCAGGTTCACCCTACCCTTGATGTCCCTATTAATGCCTTGCTTTGGACGACCGCATGGGTTATTATTTTCGGCTGCATTTTCCTGGGCTCTTCCAGCACCTTCAACGCCATTACATCAGCGTCCGTTGTAGCGCTTGGCGTTACTTATGCCATCCCCCCGCTCATCAACGTCTGCAGAGGCCGCAAGATGCTTCCCGAGAACCGCCCTTTCAAGCTTCCCAACTGGCTTGGCTGGACCTGCAACATTGTTGGAATCTGCTGGGCCATTCTCACCACTGTCCTGTTTGTATTCCCTCCGGCGATTCCCGTCACACCTTCCAACATGAACTACTGTATCGTTGCCTTTGGCGTCATTCTTCTCATTTCCGGCGGAACCTGGATCTTTGATGGCCGCAAGAACTACAAGGGCCCCATCGTGGAGATCCAGGGCATGTTTGACGGCACTGTTGACGGCATGGACCCAGCTGGCCTTTCTGATAGCGTTCGTGAAGAACACGCAGAAAAGAAATGA
- a CDS encoding uncharacterized protein (EggNog:ENOG41~TransMembrane:14 (i65-91o103-121i133-153o159-182i194-218o224-246i267-290o302-320i340-360o372-396i403-422o428-453i465-485o505-527i)) codes for MASVHKEEIALESPPLTVGSDKGSGPDEIEFEAEDDENAINRRISVAISTHSMAKRPETLLHEACFLFVVSMAQFLAQTGLAISVIPAHIIGQSWENVQDGQLSWFAAAYSLTSGTFILVAGRLGDLYGHRRLFVIGFFWYGLWSLLAGFGVYGSTPTFFIVCRAFQGIGTGLVLPNAVAILGRTYPPGRRKELVFSLFGATAPAGFNVAGVFIALLAERVWWPWSYWIMAIYCWSLSVAGFFVIPRSLDPPAGSSSALKTGRRFDFIDKIDIPGAFFGITGLMFINFSWNQAPIVGWSNPYTYILLIIGFLSLGVFAFVERKAKFPLLPTSIFTGDLGWTLSCIVAGWASFGIGLYYYYQIMEIIKGDSPLLAIAKWSPAPVMGVVAGLTTAYLLSRVSPSVIMFMAMSGFLIGSTLIATLPIHQTYWAQTFVMTVIYPFGMDMSFPAGCILLSNSMPPEHQGLAASLIATTINYSISISLGFAGTIETHLNRKGSDLLRGYRAALYFAVSLAGFGMVLTMLFMLVSWKRSRKRAKASTPPAV; via the exons ATGGCGTCCGTCCACAAGGAAGAGATAGCGTTGGAAAGCCCTCCATTGACGGTTGGGTCGGACAAAGGCAGCGGCCCGGACGAAATCGAATTTGAggccgaagatgacgaaaaTGCAATCAATCGCCGTATTTCCGTCGCCATCTCGACGCACTCCATGGCCAAACGGCCCGAGACGCTGCTCCACGAGGCCTGCTTCCTCTTTGTGGTTTCCATGGCCCAGTTTCTTGCGCAGACAGGTCTCGCCATCTCGGTCATCCCCGCACACATCATCGGTCAAAGCTGGGAGAACGTTCAGGACGGGCAATTGAGCTGGTTTGCGGCCGCTTATTCTCTAACCAGCGGAACGTTTATTCTCGTCGCCGGTCGGCTCGGCGACTTGTACGGACACCGGCGGCTTTTCGTCATCGGCTTCTTCTGGTACGGGCTGTGGTCCCTTCTGGCCGGCTTTGGTGTCTACGGATCAACACCGACCTTTTTCATCGTTTGCCGCGCTTTTCAGGGCATTGGGACCGGATTGGTGCTACCGAATGCGGTGGCTATCTTGGGGAGGACTTATCCGCCAGGACGACGGAAAGAATTGGTCTTCAGCCTCTTTGGAGCAACTGCCCCGGCTGGGTTCAATGTCGCAGGCGTGTTTATCGCTCTGCTGGCAGAGAGGGTATGGTGGCCTTGGTCTTACTGGATCATGGCAATCTACTGCTGGAGCCTTTCCGTGGCAGGCTTTTTTGTGATCCCACGATCGCTGGATCCCCCAGCGGGATCAAGTAGTGCGTTGAAAACAGGCCGCAGGTTTGATTTCATTGACAAGATTGACATCCCCGGTGCTTTCTTTGGAATCACTGGCCTTATGTTCATCAACTTCTCGTGGAACCAGGCGCCGATTGTCGGATGGTCGAATCCATACACCTATATCCTTCTCATCATTGGATTCCTATCGCTCGGTGTATTTGCATTTGTGGAGCGCAAGGCGAAATTCCCTCTATTGCCGACTTCCATCTTTACGGGTGACCTTGGCTGGACTCTAAGCTGTATAGTGGCAGGATGGGCCAGCTTTGGCATCGgactttactactattaccAGATCATGGAAATCATCAAAGGCGACTCACCACTCCTGGCAATTGCCAAATGGTCCCCAGCGCCAGTGATGGGCGTTGTTGCAGGCCTCACGACGGCGTACTTGCTTAGCCGTGTATCGCCGAGCGTAATCATGTTTATGGCAATGAGTGGGTTCCTTATCGGCAGCACACTGATCGCTACACTTCCAATTCACCAGACATACTGGGCGCAGACCTTTGTAATGACGGTTATCTACCCTTTTGGCAT GGACATGTCGTTTCCCGCAGGATGTATCCTTTTGAGTAACTCGATGCCTCCCGAGCACCAAGGCCTCGCGGCGTCTCTCATTGCTACGACGATCAActattccatctccatcagtCTAGGTTTTGCAGGCACCATTGAAACTCATCTTAATCGTAAAGGAAGTGATTTGCTTAGAGGATATAGGGCGGCATTGTACTTCGCCGTGAGTTTGGCAGGATTTGGAATGGTCTTGACGATGCTGTTCATGCTTGTCTCGTGGAAGCGAAGTCGTAAGCGGGCCAAAGCGAGCACTCCGCCGGCTGTATAG
- a CDS encoding uncharacterized protein (EggNog:ENOG41), with protein sequence MASPSWNDEPVNYAQLSCEPCRKGKRRCDRALPRCGLCSRKGVGCVYLSRRQARETHRKPIQTRSESRLAATATPNNLPSSSVNGSRSNSRVDSHVSHASTPFVSLESPATSEDAASATALYFIAPHIFQQAQLELPQIHVSIPANLSPFQNNSSRIRSIAYTFFDSIHWWMPIISKRGFFAHLLNPLSQRRSELSLLIICMQLYCEPDFSPGTGTLGINALYHDAKRLHFRMEAAGVLSLRLLQAGILIALYELGQAIYPAAYLTVGSCARYATAIGVDKLTDNETSIGYGNTRTLSEVEERRRAWWIILFLDRFLNINNPGRSLATKNPTFNDFLPVDDKLWDDGIVKASDFYTISQAFTLEMGMFSRFGQATYMLNQALDLVSPDNQQSAIERNQQITQLRRTVYALITVSNAEADARELRVCAGFCPQLSICSSIIFLLQEHQWRVNRNNMSDVPNNVSARDTWDETISSLDYIATACQGFRDHVVDATSALVATPFLAHVVYQAALFLIRMGQGAPDSIVTGRISLYKGLLQDIAARWKMASMCIPERLPVSRYISLLIT encoded by the exons atggcatctccatcctGGAATGACGAGCCAGTGAATTATGCTCAACTGTCATGCGAGCCTTGTAGAAAAGGCAAACGGCGATGTGACCGAGCATTGCCCAGATGTGGGCTGTGCTCTAGAAAGGGGGTCGGATGCGTTTATCTTTCACGTCGTCAAGCTCGCGAGACTCATCGGAAACCGATACAAACTCGAAGTGAGAGCCGATTGGCTGCTACAGCTACGCCAAACAATTTGCCAAGCTCTAGTGTGAATGGTTCCCGCTCGAACAGTCGAGTTGATAGCCACGTCTCTCATGCGAGTACTCCCTTTGTGAGCCTTGAATCCCCTGCAACCTCGGAGGACGCCGCCTCAGCAACTGCGTTATACTTCATCGCACCACACATTTTTCAGCAGGCACAGCTCGAGCTGCCCCAGATTCATGTCTCTATACCAGCAAATCTATCGCCATTCCAAAACAACTCCTCTCGCATCCGGAGCATCGCCTATACTTTCTTTGACTCAATTCACTGGTGGATGCCCATTATCTCGAAAAGGGGATTCTTTGCGCATCTGTTGAATCCCCTATCACAGCGCCGAAGCGAGCTCAGTCTGCTCATCATATGCATGCAGCTTTACTGTGAGCCCGATTTTAGCCCTGGTACGGGGACGCTTGGCATCAATGCTTTGTATCACGATGCCAAGAGATTGCATTTTAGGATGGAGGCCGCTGGTGTCTTGTCACTCCGACTTCTCCAAGCGGGTATCTTGATTGCGCTGTACGAGTTAGGGCAAGCCATTTACCCGGCCGCGTATCTAACAGTTGGTTCTTGCGCGCGATATGCCACAGCAATTGGTGTCGATAAACTGACAGACAACGAGACATCCATTGGGTATGGAAATACTCGCACCCTGTCTGAGGTTGAGGAACGAAGACGTGCGTGGTGGATCATTTTATTTCTAGATCG GTTTTTAAACATCAATAACCCCGGCAGGTCACTAGCAACCAAAAACCCGACGTTCAATGACTTCCTTCCGGTTGATGACAAACTATGGGATGACGGC ATTGTTAAAGCGAGCGATTTTTACACTATATCTCAAGCGTTTACTCTCGAGATGGGTATGTTTTCCCGATTTGGGCAGGCCACCTATATGCTCAACCAGGCTCTCGACCTTGTGAGCCCGGATAACCAACAGAGCGCAATCGAGAGAAACCAGCAGATAACCCAATTAAGACGAACAGTTTATGCATTAATAACGGTTTCAAACGCTGAAGCTGATGCCAGAGAGCTGAGGGTATGCGCTGGCTTCTGTCCCCAGCTATCTATTTGCTCTAG TATCATATTCTTGCTTCAAGAGCATCAATGGCGAGTGAACCGCAATAATATGAGCGATGTGCCCAATAATGTCTCAGCGAGAGACACTTGGGATGAGACTATATCCTCTCTGGACTACATAGCTACAGCTTGTCAAGGCTTTCGAGACCATGTGGTAGATGCCACCTCCGCACTGGTCGCCACTCCATTTCTGGCCCATGTGGTATATCAGGCAGCATTGTTTCTAATTCGGATGGGTCAAGGGGCTCCTGATAGTATCGTAACTGGGCGCATATCCCTCTATAAGGGCCTCTTGCAAGATATTGCTGCCAGATGGAAGATGGCTAGTATGTGTATACCTGAGAGACTTCCCGTATCACGATATATTAGTTTGCTGATTACATAG
- a CDS encoding uncharacterized protein (EggNog:ENOG41) yields MASPSWNDEPVNYAQLSCEPCRKGKRRCDRALPRCGLCSRKGVGCVYLSRRQARETHRKPIQTRSESRLAATATPNNLPSSSVNGSRSNSRVDSHVSHASTPFVSLESPATSEDAASATALYFIAPHIFQQAQLELPQIHVSIPANLSPFQNNSSRIRSIAYTFFDSIHWWMPIISKRGFFAHLLNPLSQRRSELSLLIICMQLYCEPDFSPGTGTLGINALYHDAKRLHFRMEAAGVLSLRLLQAGILIALYELGQAIYPAAYLTVGSCARYATAIGVDKLTDNETSIGYGNTRTLSEVEERRRAWWIILFLDRFLNINNPGRSLATKNPTFNDFLPVDDKLWDDGIVKASDFYTISQAFTLEMGMFSRFGQATYMLNQALDLVSPDNQQSAIERNQQITQLRRTVYALITVSNAEADARELRVCAGFCPQLSICSSIIFLLQEHQWRVNRNNMSDVPNNVSARDTWDETISSLDYIATACQGFRDHVVDATSALVATPFLAHVVYQAALFLIRMGQGAPDSIVTGRISLYKGLLQDIAARWKMASVYLSILEAQEITTASEAMCGPRPFRYSHETNRNKE; encoded by the exons atggcatctccatcctGGAATGACGAGCCAGTGAATTATGCTCAACTGTCATGCGAGCCTTGTAGAAAAGGCAAACGGCGATGTGACCGAGCATTGCCCAGATGTGGGCTGTGCTCTAGAAAGGGGGTCGGATGCGTTTATCTTTCACGTCGTCAAGCTCGCGAGACTCATCGGAAACCGATACAAACTCGAAGTGAGAGCCGATTGGCTGCTACAGCTACGCCAAACAATTTGCCAAGCTCTAGTGTGAATGGTTCCCGCTCGAACAGTCGAGTTGATAGCCACGTCTCTCATGCGAGTACTCCCTTTGTGAGCCTTGAATCCCCTGCAACCTCGGAGGACGCCGCCTCAGCAACTGCGTTATACTTCATCGCACCACACATTTTTCAGCAGGCACAGCTCGAGCTGCCCCAGATTCATGTCTCTATACCAGCAAATCTATCGCCATTCCAAAACAACTCCTCTCGCATCCGGAGCATCGCCTATACTTTCTTTGACTCAATTCACTGGTGGATGCCCATTATCTCGAAAAGGGGATTCTTTGCGCATCTGTTGAATCCCCTATCACAGCGCCGAAGCGAGCTCAGTCTGCTCATCATATGCATGCAGCTTTACTGTGAGCCCGATTTTAGCCCTGGTACGGGGACGCTTGGCATCAATGCTTTGTATCACGATGCCAAGAGATTGCATTTTAGGATGGAGGCCGCTGGTGTCTTGTCACTCCGACTTCTCCAAGCGGGTATCTTGATTGCGCTGTACGAGTTAGGGCAAGCCATTTACCCGGCCGCGTATCTAACAGTTGGTTCTTGCGCGCGATATGCCACAGCAATTGGTGTCGATAAACTGACAGACAACGAGACATCCATTGGGTATGGAAATACTCGCACCCTGTCTGAGGTTGAGGAACGAAGACGTGCGTGGTGGATCATTTTATTTCTAGATCG GTTTTTAAACATCAATAACCCCGGCAGGTCACTAGCAACCAAAAACCCGACGTTCAATGACTTCCTTCCGGTTGATGACAAACTATGGGATGACGGC ATTGTTAAAGCGAGCGATTTTTACACTATATCTCAAGCGTTTACTCTCGAGATGGGTATGTTTTCCCGATTTGGGCAGGCCACCTATATGCTCAACCAGGCTCTCGACCTTGTGAGCCCGGATAACCAACAGAGCGCAATCGAGAGAAACCAGCAGATAACCCAATTAAGACGAACAGTTTATGCATTAATAACGGTTTCAAACGCTGAAGCTGATGCCAGAGAGCTGAGGGTATGCGCTGGCTTCTGTCCCCAGCTATCTATTTGCTCTAG TATCATATTCTTGCTTCAAGAGCATCAATGGCGAGTGAACCGCAATAATATGAGCGATGTGCCCAATAATGTCTCAGCGAGAGACACTTGGGATGAGACTATATCCTCTCTGGACTACATAGCTACAGCTTGTCAAGGCTTTCGAGACCATGTGGTAGATGCCACCTCCGCACTGGTCGCCACTCCATTTCTGGCCCATGTGGTATATCAGGCAGCATTGTTTCTAATTCGGATGGGTCAAGGGGCTCCTGATAGTATCGTAACTGGGCGCATATCCCTCTATAAGGGCCTCTTGCAAGATATTGCTGCCAGATGGAAGATGGCTA GCGTCTATTTGAGCATCTTGGAGGCGCAAGAAATCACGACGGCTTCCGAGGCCATGTGTGGTCCTCGACCCTTTAGGTATTCTCATGAAACTAATCGTAATAAGGAGTAA